In the Carboxydothermus hydrogenoformans Z-2901 genome, one interval contains:
- a CDS encoding RidA family protein — MKIEQKLNEMGMSLPPAPAPVAAYVPGVLIDNYIYVSGQLPFEGGELKTRGKLGAEVTVEEGMRLAKVAALNCLAVVKGLIGDLDRIEKIIKVTGYVASSPGFNDQPKVINGASEFLAELLGDAGKHARAAVGVNELPLNSPVEVEMIVKVR; from the coding sequence ATGAAAATCGAGCAAAAGTTAAATGAGATGGGTATGTCGCTTCCGCCGGCGCCAGCACCGGTTGCTGCTTACGTGCCGGGGGTATTAATTGATAACTATATTTATGTTTCCGGACAGCTTCCCTTTGAAGGAGGGGAATTAAAAACCAGAGGTAAGTTGGGAGCGGAAGTTACGGTAGAAGAAGGGATGCGTCTTGCCAAAGTGGCAGCTCTTAACTGCCTAGCGGTGGTCAAGGGGCTTATAGGGGACCTCGACCGGATTGAAAAAATCATTAAGGTTACCGGTTATGTAGCAAGTAGCCCGGGCTTTAACGACCAGCCCAAAGTAATAAATGGCGCTTCGGAGTTTTTGGCAGAATTACTGGGGGATGCAGGAAAACACGCCCGGGCGGCGGTAGGGGTCAACGAACTACCCCTCAATTCTCCGGTAGAAGTGGAGATGATTGTTAAGGTACGTTAA
- a CDS encoding NAD-dependent protein deacylase — MKIINGGDFVEEAVKMLLTARHAIAFTGAGVSTESGIPDFRGNSGLWEQYPVEKVASRRALMENPAFFLNFYRERFKSYANVKPNRAHEALARMEKAGIIKGIVTQNIDGLHQKAGSKNVIEIHGTLKRVRCDRCGKYYLPEKLDEEEVPRCNCGGVIRPDVVLFGEALPRREWQIALELAERSDLVLVVGSSLVVTPANQIPGLVLLEGGKAIIVNKDPTPLDDQALVLRGYAGEILSKLADMLGV; from the coding sequence ATGAAAATTATTAACGGAGGGGATTTTGTGGAAGAAGCGGTTAAGATGCTACTTACGGCCCGTCACGCTATTGCCTTTACCGGAGCGGGAGTTAGCACCGAAAGCGGGATTCCGGATTTTCGTGGAAATTCTGGATTGTGGGAACAGTATCCGGTGGAGAAAGTGGCCTCAAGAAGAGCCCTTATGGAGAATCCGGCGTTTTTTTTAAATTTTTACCGGGAGCGGTTTAAAAGCTATGCCAATGTTAAGCCCAATCGGGCCCATGAAGCCCTGGCGCGGATGGAAAAAGCGGGAATAATAAAAGGCATTGTGACCCAAAACATTGATGGTTTGCACCAGAAAGCAGGCAGTAAAAACGTTATAGAAATCCATGGCACCTTAAAACGGGTACGGTGCGACCGGTGCGGAAAATATTACTTGCCGGAGAAGTTAGACGAAGAAGAAGTACCCCGGTGTAATTGCGGCGGTGTTATCCGTCCCGATGTAGTTTTATTTGGGGAAGCTTTACCCCGGCGGGAGTGGCAAATAGCCCTGGAACTGGCTGAGCGTTCGGATCTTGTCCTGGTGGTGGGGTCGTCTCTGGTAGTTACGCCGGCCAATCAAATTCCCGGGCTGGTTCTCTTAGAAGGAGGAAAGGCAATAATTGTCAATAAAGACCCGACGCCCCTGGATGACCAGGCGCTGGTTCTTAGAGGATATGCCGGGGAAATTCTTTCCAAGCTGGCGGATATGTTAGGTGTTTAA
- a CDS encoding cytochrome c3 family protein: protein MRKGLWVLVAAVLLLLVASPVLATDQYAKDTGKPCSYCHQVPTQGTLAFHKDAKSCSICHAAPTSTAQIPLTERGVLFMQNGKKLAVDLNYDPLTEANVVKEFARVSGLSESAFGKVSGNITKQRLAYFLMVALKAQGEVAKVTANDLKKYADYTKAASANQKALVWAVKKGYLSARKAGSKLYLDPTAAASRTEVVKAFNAVQAKYPRVLPAPTAYAGTKKCQSCHGFSKFSATWHPNMVKTPDFFGSMLLWSLNDKFQASDVRYVINSPTELLFVGKDYKYMPYAFDKTENQWVADSHTQNWLVSCAKCHVTGYPGPNGITGTPYSVVGNTYKELFTEPGIGCEACHGPGALHAATGDPTKILGEKDGIAASATCEKCHEGAHHRGGEYNDEYAIAGVSGTVYGKHGISLQTIQQNSHGSVSCLECHSQDYRTALEDYLKANPGKTAADFNATVKLSDFKLGITCVTCHSPHSEKGYGKQLRNEPNELCMECHTGEGFTATSGSKGVHHPQKEVFTGQLGASFTALGIPEKVYNPMGSAECVTCHMPNGYHYFKAGKPTITIENVTVKNNPDLGNYRNNYKASYNSCSVCHDAVGFDANAVKAWTDKVDTRVNNILNQLKTTYAAAYNDPNYKYADTLAGIVSADASHGIHNTALTELLLNKAEEYLKQIPKQ from the coding sequence ATGCGTAAAGGTCTATGGGTACTGGTTGCTGCAGTTCTTCTCCTGTTAGTAGCCAGTCCGGTATTGGCTACTGATCAGTACGCCAAAGATACAGGGAAGCCCTGCAGTTATTGCCACCAGGTACCCACACAAGGAACGCTGGCATTCCACAAGGATGCTAAAAGTTGTTCCATCTGCCACGCAGCGCCAACCAGCACTGCCCAAATTCCCTTGACCGAGCGGGGCGTCCTGTTCATGCAAAACGGCAAGAAATTAGCCGTAGACTTAAATTATGACCCGCTCACCGAAGCCAACGTGGTTAAGGAATTTGCCAGGGTTTCCGGACTTTCCGAGTCAGCCTTTGGCAAGGTTTCCGGAAACATCACCAAGCAAAGACTCGCTTACTTCTTGATGGTAGCTTTAAAAGCCCAAGGTGAAGTTGCTAAAGTTACCGCTAACGACCTTAAAAAATATGCCGACTACACCAAAGCAGCTTCTGCCAACCAAAAAGCCTTAGTCTGGGCCGTAAAGAAAGGCTATTTAAGCGCCCGGAAAGCTGGAAGCAAGCTTTACCTTGATCCAACAGCTGCTGCAAGCCGCACCGAAGTAGTCAAAGCATTTAACGCAGTTCAAGCAAAATATCCAAGAGTATTACCGGCTCCAACTGCATATGCTGGCACCAAGAAATGTCAGAGCTGCCATGGCTTCTCCAAGTTTTCGGCAACCTGGCACCCCAATATGGTAAAAACACCCGATTTCTTTGGTTCCATGCTGCTCTGGTCCTTGAACGATAAGTTCCAGGCCAGCGATGTTCGGTATGTAATTAACTCGCCTACAGAATTGCTATTTGTAGGCAAGGATTACAAATACATGCCGTATGCTTTTGATAAGACCGAAAATCAGTGGGTAGCTGATTCCCACACCCAGAACTGGCTGGTAAGCTGTGCTAAGTGCCACGTCACCGGTTATCCTGGACCGAATGGTATTACCGGTACTCCCTACTCTGTAGTTGGAAATACCTATAAAGAATTATTTACCGAACCGGGTATCGGCTGTGAAGCTTGCCATGGTCCTGGTGCTCTCCACGCTGCAACCGGTGATCCTACCAAGATTCTTGGTGAAAAAGACGGTATTGCTGCCAGCGCTACCTGCGAAAAGTGCCACGAAGGTGCGCACCACCGTGGCGGCGAATACAACGATGAATACGCAATTGCCGGCGTAAGTGGAACTGTTTATGGTAAGCATGGCATTTCCTTACAAACAATTCAGCAAAATTCCCACGGCAGTGTCAGCTGCTTGGAGTGCCACTCCCAGGATTACCGCACTGCTTTGGAAGATTACTTAAAGGCTAACCCGGGTAAAACTGCAGCTGACTTTAATGCAACTGTAAAACTCAGTGACTTTAAGTTAGGCATTACCTGTGTCACCTGCCACAGTCCGCACAGCGAAAAAGGCTACGGCAAGCAATTAAGAAATGAACCCAACGAACTTTGCATGGAGTGCCACACCGGTGAAGGCTTCACCGCTACCTCTGGCAGCAAAGGAGTACATCATCCACAAAAAGAAGTATTTACCGGACAGCTCGGTGCTTCCTTCACTGCTTTAGGTATACCGGAAAAAGTTTATAACCCAATGGGCAGTGCCGAATGCGTAACCTGCCACATGCCCAATGGCTATCACTACTTTAAAGCAGGAAAACCAACCATCACCATTGAAAACGTTACTGTTAAAAACAATCCTGATTTAGGCAACTACCGGAATAATTACAAAGCTTCTTACAACAGCTGCAGTGTCTGTCACGATGCTGTTGGCTTTGATGCAAACGCCGTAAAAGCCTGGACCGATAAAGTCGATACTCGTGTTAACAACATTCTTAACCAGCTAAAAACCACCTACGCAGCAGCTTACAACGATCCAAATTACAAATATGCTGATACTTTAGCAGGCATTGTATCCGCCGACGCTTCTCACGGTATCCACAACACCGCTTTAACTGAACTCCTTTTGAACAAAGCAGAAGAGTATCTCAAGCAAATCCCCAAACAATAG
- the uvrB gene encoding excinuclease ABC subunit UvrB yields MERFLLKANYTPKGDQPKAIKELTEGIEKGLKMQTLLGVTGSGKTFTMANVIANVNKPTLVIAPNKTLAAQLCAEFREFFPENAVEYFVSYYDYYQPEAYLPATDTYIEKDSAINDEIDKLRHSATAALFERRDVIIVASVSCIYGLGDPQEYRELLLSVRKGQIYEREAILRKLVDIQYERNEYDLTRGKFRVRGDVIEVFPASYTDRAVRIELFGDEVDRILEFDTLTGEIIGELKHVAIFPASHFATSKEKLERAIKSIEEELEERLRYFEERGKLLEAQRLKQRTLYDIEMLREVGYTKGIENYSRHLTGRKPGEPPYTLIDYFPKDFLMIIDESHITIPQIRGMYEGDRSRKEALVEYGFRLPSAFDNRPLKFHEFEARINQVVFVSATPGPYELKHSQKIVEQIIRPTGLVDPEVEVRPTRGQVDDLYGEIKERVARNERVLVTTLTKKMAEDLTEYFREMGVKVRYLHSDIDTLERVEILRDLRLGVFDVLVGINLLREGLDLPEVSLVAILDADKEGYLRSERSLIQTIGRAARNVNGKVIMYADTVTASMQKAIDETNRRRKLQMEYNRKHGITPQTVQKAVRDVIEATRAVTAELPEVKRDFIQKMSAKEFKQYVEKLTREMKEAAKALEFEKAAMLRDLIIELRAQKAVKK; encoded by the coding sequence ATGGAACGTTTTTTGTTAAAAGCAAATTATACGCCCAAGGGAGATCAACCCAAAGCCATAAAGGAACTTACCGAAGGGATTGAGAAGGGGCTAAAAATGCAGACCCTTCTGGGGGTAACCGGTTCTGGGAAAACTTTTACCATGGCCAATGTGATTGCCAATGTAAACAAGCCCACTTTAGTAATTGCACCCAATAAAACGCTGGCGGCCCAGCTTTGTGCGGAGTTCAGGGAGTTTTTTCCCGAAAACGCGGTGGAGTATTTTGTAAGCTACTACGATTACTATCAACCGGAAGCTTACTTACCGGCCACCGATACGTATATAGAAAAAGACTCGGCTATAAACGATGAAATTGATAAACTCCGCCATTCAGCAACGGCGGCGCTTTTTGAACGGCGGGATGTTATTATCGTGGCATCGGTCTCCTGCATTTACGGTTTAGGGGATCCCCAGGAATATCGGGAACTTCTACTTTCCGTTAGAAAAGGGCAGATTTACGAGCGGGAAGCAATTTTAAGAAAGCTTGTAGATATTCAGTATGAGCGGAATGAGTACGACTTAACCCGGGGGAAATTTCGGGTAAGAGGGGATGTAATTGAAGTTTTTCCGGCGTCGTATACCGACCGGGCGGTGCGCATCGAGCTTTTTGGCGATGAGGTGGATAGGATTTTAGAATTTGATACTTTAACGGGAGAGATTATCGGGGAGCTAAAACACGTGGCCATTTTTCCGGCAAGCCACTTTGCTACTTCCAAAGAAAAGTTAGAACGGGCGATAAAAAGCATTGAAGAAGAGCTTGAAGAACGGCTTCGCTATTTTGAAGAGCGGGGCAAACTCCTTGAAGCCCAGCGTTTAAAGCAGAGGACCTTGTACGATATTGAAATGCTGCGGGAAGTAGGTTACACTAAAGGAATTGAAAACTATTCCCGGCATTTAACCGGAAGAAAACCCGGCGAGCCTCCCTATACGTTAATTGATTATTTTCCCAAAGATTTTCTTATGATTATTGATGAAAGCCATATAACGATTCCCCAGATTCGGGGGATGTATGAAGGGGACCGCTCCCGGAAGGAGGCGCTGGTGGAGTACGGTTTTCGCCTGCCTTCGGCCTTTGACAACCGGCCACTGAAATTTCATGAGTTTGAAGCAAGAATTAACCAGGTAGTGTTTGTTTCGGCTACTCCCGGACCCTATGAGTTAAAGCATTCTCAAAAGATTGTGGAGCAGATTATCCGGCCGACGGGGCTGGTTGACCCCGAGGTAGAAGTTCGACCCACCCGGGGGCAGGTGGATGACCTCTACGGGGAAATTAAAGAGCGGGTAGCCCGAAACGAGCGGGTGCTGGTAACCACCCTCACCAAGAAGATGGCCGAGGACCTGACCGAGTATTTCCGGGAGATGGGAGTGAAGGTCCGGTACCTTCATTCGGATATTGATACCCTGGAACGGGTTGAAATCCTGCGAGACTTAAGGCTGGGAGTTTTTGATGTTTTGGTGGGAATAAACCTCCTCAGGGAAGGTCTGGATTTACCCGAAGTTAGCCTGGTGGCCATTTTGGATGCCGACAAGGAAGGGTATTTACGTTCGGAACGCTCTTTAATCCAAACCATCGGACGGGCGGCGCGGAACGTAAACGGCAAAGTAATCATGTATGCCGATACCGTTACCGCTTCCATGCAAAAAGCCATTGATGAAACCAACCGGCGCCGTAAACTTCAGATGGAATACAACCGGAAGCACGGAATAACGCCGCAAACGGTGCAAAAGGCGGTAAGGGATGTTATTGAGGCGACCAGGGCGGTGACTGCAGAACTACCGGAAGTAAAGCGGGATTTCATCCAGAAAATGAGTGCGAAAGAGTTTAAGCAGTATGTGGAAAAACTTACCCGGGAAATGAAAGAAGCAGCTAAAGCTTTGGAGTTTGAAAAAGCGGCGATGCTGCGCGACTTAATAATTGAGCTTCGGGCGCAAAAGGCGGTCAAAAAGTAA
- a CDS encoding hydantoinase/oxoprolinase family protein produces the protein MIVGIDVGGTYTDGVALDQGRVVAKAKVVTKKNLPETFAEVLAKLIAQHNQPIKRVVLSTTLITNLVAERKYDRAAALLLPGAGMDYEKINFPFPVKVVSGMVDFRGRVLEEINEKEVEQALQEFLAQGFRKVALVGKFSVRNPELERKLYQIVKKINPQIKTALGHKTGGRLNYLRRIYTSVLYLMIKDEFNRFVEELKVIFYALKIPLNVVFIMKGDGGIVPLLEVERYPLATLYSGPAASALGAYALCNCQNIVVLDIGGTTTDIALVLNQRPLLSHKGADIGEFLTSVPSLAVTSVPFGGDTAVTVLDGEITFTGQRQGPAYCLGGPAVTVTDALRFLNLIDYGDFQRAKRGIHKLAQETGLTSLDVAQKIVDIFTDTVVQEVKNTFKRWENEPRYRIYEIMTGKKFEPELLSGVGGGAYPLTLLIAKKLGMKGVIYENYEVANALGAALARDNLSITVYIDTEQKYVAIPEWGYKEAIPKLKNYSEDEVKEFALFVFRIGAKRMNLRYPPGSEELIYFEQFNVVRDMVTENKIFILEIAVPAGILRPVEGRILYE, from the coding sequence ATGATTGTAGGCATTGATGTAGGGGGGACGTATACCGACGGAGTTGCTTTAGATCAGGGCAGGGTTGTGGCTAAGGCTAAAGTGGTTACGAAAAAAAACCTGCCGGAAACCTTTGCTGAAGTATTAGCGAAGCTTATAGCCCAGCACAATCAGCCTATTAAAAGGGTGGTTTTGAGCACTACCCTAATTACCAATTTGGTGGCGGAGCGAAAATACGACCGGGCGGCGGCCTTGTTGCTTCCGGGGGCGGGGATGGATTATGAAAAAATAAACTTTCCCTTTCCGGTGAAGGTAGTTTCCGGAATGGTCGATTTTCGCGGTCGGGTTTTAGAAGAAATTAACGAAAAGGAAGTAGAACAAGCTTTACAGGAATTTTTGGCTCAGGGGTTTAGGAAAGTAGCGCTGGTGGGGAAGTTTTCGGTAAGAAATCCCGAACTTGAACGAAAGCTTTACCAGATTGTCAAAAAAATCAACCCGCAAATAAAAACCGCTCTTGGGCATAAGACCGGGGGGCGTTTGAATTATCTCCGGCGGATTTATACTTCGGTTTTATACCTGATGATAAAAGATGAGTTTAACCGCTTTGTTGAGGAATTAAAGGTAATCTTTTATGCTTTAAAGATCCCCTTAAACGTAGTTTTTATCATGAAAGGAGATGGGGGGATTGTACCACTTCTTGAAGTTGAGCGTTACCCGCTGGCTACTCTTTATTCCGGCCCGGCGGCAAGCGCATTAGGGGCTTATGCCCTCTGCAACTGCCAAAACATAGTCGTTTTGGATATTGGAGGTACCACCACCGATATTGCTTTAGTTTTAAACCAGCGTCCGCTTCTTTCCCATAAAGGGGCGGATATTGGGGAATTTTTAACTTCGGTACCGAGTTTAGCAGTTACATCAGTTCCTTTTGGTGGTGATACGGCGGTTACCGTTTTGGACGGAGAAATTACCTTTACCGGACAGCGCCAGGGTCCGGCCTACTGTCTGGGCGGTCCGGCGGTTACCGTTACCGACGCTTTAAGGTTTTTAAATTTAATAGATTACGGGGATTTCCAGCGGGCCAAGCGGGGAATCCACAAGCTTGCCCAGGAAACCGGGTTAACTTCCCTTGATGTGGCCCAAAAAATTGTTGATATATTTACCGATACCGTGGTCCAGGAAGTAAAAAATACTTTTAAGCGCTGGGAAAACGAACCTCGCTACCGGATTTATGAAATTATGACGGGGAAGAAATTTGAACCTGAATTGCTAAGTGGAGTAGGGGGAGGAGCTTACCCGCTCACCTTGCTGATAGCTAAAAAACTTGGAATGAAAGGGGTAATTTATGAAAATTACGAAGTGGCCAATGCTTTAGGAGCAGCCCTGGCCCGGGATAATCTTTCCATTACCGTTTATATCGATACCGAGCAAAAATATGTGGCCATACCGGAATGGGGTTACAAAGAGGCCATTCCCAAACTAAAAAATTACAGCGAAGATGAGGTTAAAGAATTTGCTCTGTTTGTTTTTCGCATTGGTGCTAAAAGGATGAACCTGCGTTATCCTCCCGGCAGTGAAGAACTAATCTACTTTGAGCAGTTTAATGTGGTGCGGGATATGGTGACGGAAAACAAAATATTTATTCTGGAAATAGCGGTGCCGGCCGGGATTTTACGGCCGGTAGAAGGGAGGATTTTGTATGAATAA
- the uvrA gene encoding excinuclease ABC subunit UvrA: MDKIVIKGARVHNLKNIDLTLPRNKFIVITGVSGSGKSSLAFDTIYAEGQRRYVESLSAYARQFLGQMDKPDVDFIEGLSPAISIDQKTTSKNPRSTVGTVTEIHDYLRLLYARIGIPHCPVCGRVVEKQTIDQMVDRLLALPERTKLVIMAPIVRGRKGEFVKTLEDIRRQGFARVRVDGILYDLAEDIKLEKNKKHNIDVVVDRLVVKDGIKTRLYDSLETALKLTEGLAVVEVVDGEEITFSENFACPHCEISLPEISPRLFSFNNPFGACPECTGLGYKLEVDPDLVIPDKDLTLRQGAIAAWNAGNMQAYYFQVLEALAKKYRFSLDVPVKELEPEILRIILYGLPGEKVRVRYYNYTNGNSYTFDANWEGVIPNLERRYRETQSEAVREEIEKFMTQRKCPSCQGARLKKEALAVTVGGKNIHELGEMTVEKLLAFLENLELTEREFLIARQVLKEIKERLGFLNNVGLDYLTLNRSATTLSGGEAQRIRLATQIGSGLTGVLYVLDEPSIGLHPRDTKRLLDTLKRLRDLGNTLIVVEHDEETIREADFIVDMGPGAGEKGGQVVAAGTLEEVLKHPDSITAKYLRGEEKIPVPLFRRSGNGKTITIVGARENNLKNITVEIPLGKFVAVTGVSGSGKSTLINEILYKAVAGKFYKLKEKPGAHDEILGLTYIDKIINIDQSPIGRTPRSNPATYTGVFNDIRELFAATPEARMRGYKPGRFSFNVKGGRCEACEGDGIIKIEMHFLPDVYVPCEVCKGARYNRETLEVRYKGKNIAEVLDMTVEEALEFFSAIPRIQRKLQTLYDVGLGYIRLGQPATTLSGGEAQRVKLATELSRRSTGKTLYILDEPTTGLHIADVHRLLDVLNRLVEAGNTVVVIEHNLDVIKTADWIIDLGPEGGDKGGQVVAEGTPEEVARNPASYTGKFLRPYLNL; this comes from the coding sequence ATGGATAAGATTGTCATTAAAGGGGCCAGGGTTCATAATCTAAAAAATATAGATTTAACCCTGCCGCGCAATAAATTTATCGTTATTACCGGGGTTTCCGGTTCCGGCAAATCGTCGTTGGCCTTTGACACCATTTATGCCGAAGGACAGCGGCGGTATGTGGAAAGTTTATCGGCTTATGCCCGCCAGTTTTTGGGGCAAATGGATAAGCCCGATGTGGATTTTATCGAAGGGTTGTCACCGGCAATTTCCATTGACCAGAAGACCACGTCCAAAAACCCCCGGTCAACGGTGGGTACGGTTACGGAGATTCACGATTATTTAAGGCTTTTATATGCCCGCATAGGAATACCCCACTGCCCGGTTTGCGGGCGGGTGGTAGAAAAACAAACCATTGACCAGATGGTCGATAGATTATTAGCTTTACCCGAACGGACCAAATTGGTAATTATGGCGCCTATTGTGCGGGGAAGGAAGGGAGAGTTTGTCAAAACTTTGGAAGATATCCGGCGTCAGGGTTTTGCCCGGGTCCGGGTGGATGGTATTCTTTATGACTTAGCGGAAGATATTAAGTTAGAAAAAAATAAAAAACACAATATAGATGTTGTTGTTGACCGGCTGGTAGTAAAAGACGGAATAAAAACCAGGCTTTACGATTCCTTAGAAACGGCGCTTAAGCTTACCGAAGGCCTGGCCGTGGTGGAAGTAGTAGACGGGGAGGAGATTACTTTTTCCGAAAACTTTGCCTGTCCCCACTGTGAAATAAGCCTTCCGGAGATAAGCCCCCGGCTTTTTTCCTTTAATAATCCCTTTGGGGCTTGTCCCGAATGTACCGGCCTTGGTTATAAATTGGAAGTGGATCCGGATCTGGTAATACCCGATAAAGATTTGACGTTACGGCAGGGGGCAATAGCCGCCTGGAACGCGGGTAATATGCAGGCATATTATTTTCAGGTGTTAGAGGCTTTAGCGAAAAAATACCGGTTTAGTTTGGACGTGCCGGTAAAAGAGCTTGAGCCGGAAATTTTAAGAATAATCCTCTATGGCCTTCCTGGGGAGAAAGTGCGGGTCAGGTATTACAACTATACCAATGGCAATTCTTACACCTTTGATGCCAACTGGGAGGGGGTTATCCCCAATTTAGAGCGGCGGTACCGGGAAACCCAGTCGGAGGCGGTGCGGGAAGAAATTGAAAAATTTATGACCCAGAGAAAATGTCCCTCCTGCCAGGGAGCCCGGCTGAAAAAAGAAGCCCTGGCGGTAACGGTGGGCGGAAAAAACATTCATGAACTTGGCGAAATGACCGTGGAAAAGCTTCTGGCTTTCCTGGAAAATCTTGAGTTAACGGAACGAGAGTTTTTAATTGCCCGGCAGGTTTTGAAGGAAATTAAGGAACGCCTGGGGTTTTTAAACAACGTGGGTTTGGATTACCTGACCTTAAATCGCTCCGCTACTACCTTGTCCGGCGGGGAAGCTCAGCGGATCCGCCTTGCTACGCAAATCGGTTCCGGCCTTACCGGGGTGCTGTATGTTTTGGATGAACCATCAATAGGCTTGCATCCCCGGGATACCAAGCGGCTTTTGGATACTTTAAAGCGACTGCGGGATCTGGGCAATACTTTAATAGTGGTGGAACACGATGAAGAGACCATTAGGGAAGCGGATTTTATTGTGGACATGGGACCGGGAGCTGGCGAAAAAGGAGGGCAGGTAGTAGCTGCAGGTACCCTGGAAGAAGTGCTAAAGCATCCCGATTCAATTACTGCAAAATATCTCAGGGGGGAAGAAAAAATCCCCGTGCCGCTTTTTCGCCGGAGCGGTAATGGTAAAACTATTACCATTGTGGGGGCCCGGGAAAACAATTTAAAAAATATTACCGTCGAAATTCCCCTGGGGAAATTTGTAGCGGTAACCGGGGTGTCCGGTTCCGGTAAAAGTACGTTAATTAATGAAATTTTGTATAAGGCTGTGGCCGGAAAGTTTTATAAGCTAAAAGAAAAACCCGGAGCTCATGATGAGATTTTAGGTCTTACTTACATTGATAAGATAATCAATATCGACCAGTCGCCCATCGGCCGAACACCGCGCTCAAATCCGGCAACCTATACCGGAGTGTTTAACGATATCCGCGAGCTTTTTGCGGCAACTCCCGAAGCCCGGATGCGGGGTTATAAACCGGGACGGTTTTCTTTTAACGTGAAGGGCGGACGGTGTGAAGCATGTGAAGGGGACGGGATAATCAAGATTGAAATGCATTTTCTCCCCGATGTTTACGTCCCCTGCGAGGTGTGTAAGGGGGCCCGGTATAACCGGGAAACGTTGGAGGTGCGGTATAAAGGAAAAAATATTGCCGAGGTACTGGATATGACGGTAGAGGAGGCTCTGGAGTTTTTCTCCGCGATACCCAGAATCCAGCGCAAACTGCAAACCCTTTATGATGTGGGCTTAGGCTATATCCGCCTGGGGCAGCCGGCTACTACCCTATCCGGCGGCGAAGCTCAGAGGGTAAAGCTGGCCACCGAACTTTCCCGGCGTTCCACCGGGAAAACTTTATACATTTTAGATGAGCCCACTACGGGCCTGCACATTGCCGATGTGCATAGGCTTCTTGATGTTTTAAACCGCCTGGTGGAAGCGGGAAATACGGTGGTGGTAATCGAACACAATTTAGATGTAATTAAGACTGCCGACTGGATAATCGATTTGGGACCCGAAGGAGGCGATAAAGGCGGGCAGGTAGTGGCCGAGGGAACTCCAGAGGAAGTGGCCCGGAATCCAGCCTCTTATACCGGAAAGTTTTTAAGGCCGTATCTTAATTTATAA
- a CDS encoding GNAT family N-acetyltransferase, whose translation MTETKDVIIREAKVEDLKEIFAIYNEEVLHGIATFDTEPLEGEDQLTWLLKRGARHPVLVGEVEGRIAVWGSLNPYSPRKAYDLTATESVYVHKDFRGRGYGEKMLMALLEEARNRGLRALLALIAAENEASLRLHAKCGFQKVGELKKVGFKFGRWLDVVILEYLLF comes from the coding sequence GTGACAGAAACTAAAGATGTTATAATTAGGGAAGCAAAGGTAGAAGATTTAAAAGAGATTTTTGCCATTTATAATGAGGAAGTTTTGCACGGGATTGCCACTTTTGATACCGAACCGTTGGAAGGAGAAGACCAGCTTACCTGGCTTTTAAAACGGGGGGCAAGACACCCGGTTTTGGTGGGTGAAGTAGAAGGAAGAATTGCTGTCTGGGGTAGTTTAAATCCCTATTCTCCCCGCAAAGCCTATGATTTAACCGCTACCGAATCGGTATATGTTCATAAGGATTTTCGGGGGAGGGGCTATGGAGAAAAAATGCTTATGGCGCTTTTAGAGGAAGCCCGGAACCGGGGGCTCCGGGCCCTTTTAGCTTTAATTGCGGCCGAAAATGAAGCAAGTTTGCGGCTGCACGCAAAATGCGGTTTTCAGAAGGTAGGGGAGCTTAAAAAAGTTGGTTTTAAGTTTGGTCGCTGGTTGGATGTGGTTATTTTAGAGTACCTATTGTTTTAA